The Rhododendron vialii isolate Sample 1 chromosome 6a, ASM3025357v1 genome includes a window with the following:
- the LOC131328942 gene encoding glycine-rich cell wall structural protein-like: protein MGSKTIAFLGLFLAVVLFITSEVTARDLAETTPSTTSTEATEQTNGFDDAKYYGGGGGYRGGGYGGGGRGGYGGGGYGGGGRGGYGGGGGRGGYGGGGGRGGHGGGGYGGGRGGYGGGRGGHGGGGYEEGN from the exons ATGGGTTCCAAAACAATTGCTTTCCTTGGCCTTTTTCTGGCCGTTGTTCTTTTCATCACCTCCGAGGTGACAGCCAGGGATTTGGCTGAGACTACCCCTTCTACTACTTCAA CGGAAGCTACTGAACAGACCAATGGGTTTGATGATGCCAAGTATTATGGTGGTGGCGGAGGATATAGAGGTGGCGGGTATGGAGGTGGTGGGCGCGGTGGATATGGTGGTGGCGGGTATGGAGGTGGCGGACGCGGTGGATATGGAGGCGGAGGCGGCCGAGGAGGatatggaggtggaggtggccGAGGTGGACATGGTGGCGGCGGATACGGAGGAGGCCGAGGAGGATACGGGGGTGGCCGAGGTGGACATGGAGGCGGCGGATACGAAGAAGGGAATTAA